A genomic region of Raphanus sativus cultivar WK10039 chromosome 6, ASM80110v3, whole genome shotgun sequence contains the following coding sequences:
- the LOC108806767 gene encoding nuclear transcription factor Y subunit B-6, giving the protein MERGVSHGYGKFSLNNTNPSEPAKFLMAEGSMQLSELNQVNKTANGCEEECTVREQDRFMPIANVIRIMRRILPVHAKISDDSKETIQECVSEYISFVTGEANERCQREQRKTITAEDVLWAMSKLGFDDYVEPLTLYLHRYRELEGDRGVNYSAGSVSMISGSGFKRPNGTVAEYGAYGAVSGIHMAPYHYPHQNGFPNSKMGGSSSASSGASVEIFPNAQQHKY; this is encoded by the exons ATGGAACGTGGAGTATCCCATGGCTACGGCAAGTTCTCCCTCAACAACACAAATCCTTCTGAACCAG CCAAGTTTTTGATGGCAGAGGGCAGCATGCAGCTATCAGAACTCAATCAGGTTAACAAAACGGCTAATGGTTGCGAAGAGGAATGCACGGTGAGAGAGCAAGACAGGTTCATGCCTATTGCCAACGTGATACGGATCATGCGGAGGATCTTACCTGTTCATGCCAAAATCTCAGACGACTCCAAGGAGACGATCCAAGAGTGCGTCTCGGAGTACATCAGCTTTGTAACAGGGGAGGCCAACGAGCGTTGCCAGCGGGAGCAGCGTAAGACCATCACTGCAGAGGATGTCTTGTGGGCAATGAGCAAGCTCGGGTTTGATGATTATGTTGAACCCCTTACATTGTACCTCCACCGCTACAGAGAGTTGGAAGGTGACAGAGGAGTTAACTACAGTGCTGGATCCGTTAGCATGATCAGCGGCTCAGGGTTCAAGAGGCCTAATGGTACCGTGGCAGAGTACGGAGCCTACGGGGCTGTGTCAGGGATTCACATGGCGCCGTACCATTATCCTCATCAGAATGGGTTTCCTAACTCTAAAATGGGTGGTTCATCATCGGCATCAAGTGGGGCCAGTGTTGAAATATTTCCAAATGCTCAGCAACATAAGTACTGA
- the LOC108806766 gene encoding trihelix transcription factor GTL1 isoform X1: MIQCLLVIRVFEFSGQRSFQSVVVFSRLLVSFLSLPTLGLFVFFFFFFLFSVCDMLEDKRHQPAVLQSLGCNIAQPDLAPPPQKLKPIRCLVKPSSEDPHPLDILAGSLDRLPEMGGFLEVGCFDAPLGSNIADVEESGQLTRGFGKGELEMVLQGRVSTHRASRDRVSLSSSADSDSDGESSQGVGKAVTGKRKRETREKLERFMEKLVGTMMKRQEKMDNQLINVMEKMERERVRSEEAWRQQEMERMKQNEEARKQEMSRSSSLISFIKSLLGEEIKIAQPLQTISNRREWDQTQGEVTLVFPSGRRWPQEEVQALIASRSEVEEKTGVVHKGAIWNEISARMKVKGYERSAKKCKEKWENMNKYYKRVMESSKKQPEHTKTCSYFEKLGNFYKTNSVTAEHSGEREQ, encoded by the exons ATGATTCAATGTTTGCTGGTGATAAGGGTTTTTGAGTTTTCCGGTCAAAGAAGTTTCCAGTCTGTCGTCGTCTTCTCTCGTCTCCTCGTATCGTTTCTCTCGCTTCCGACACTTGGAttatttgtcttcttcttcttcttcttcctcttctcagTCTG TGACATGCTGGAGGACAAGAGGCATCAGCCAGCTGTTCTACAGAGCCTTGGATGTAATATAGCGCAACCGGACTTGGCGCCGCCTCCTCAGAAACTGAAACCCATCAGGTGCCTTGTTAAGCCTTCCTCTGAGGATCCACATCCTCTTGATATTCTCGCCGGAAGTCTAGACAGGCTTCCGGAGATGGGAGGTTTTCTTGAAGTCGGCTGCTTTGATGCTCCTTTGGGCTCCAATATTGCTGACGTGGAGGAAAGTGGTCAGTTGACGCGTGGGTTTGGCAAGGGTGAGCTCGAAATGGTGCTTCAAGGTCGAGTCTCCACACATCGCGCATCGCGTGATCGTGTGTCTCTGAG TTCATCTGCTGATAGTGATAGCGATGGCGAGTCTTCCCAGGGGGTTGGCAAGGCGGTCACGGGTAAAAGAAAGCGGGAAACGAGAGAAAAGCTGGAGCGTTTCATGGAGAAGCTGGTGGGGACTATGATGAAGCGGCAAGAGAAGATGGATAACCAACTGATCAACGTGATGGAGAAGATGGAGCGAGAGAGAGTGAGGAGCGAGGAAGCTTGGAGGCAACAGGAAATGGAAAGGATGAAGCAGAACGAGGAGGCACGGAAGCAAGAGATGTCACGCAGCTCGTCCCTCATCTCCTTCATCAAAAGTCTTCTTGGTGAAGAGATCAAGATCGCTCAGCCACTCCAGACCATTTCCAACCGACGTGAATGGGATCAGACACAGGGAGAGGTAACGCTTGTGTTTCCAAGCGGAAGAAGGTGGCCGCAAGAGGAAGTGCAGGCGTTGATAGCTAGCAGAAGCGAAGTGGAAGAGAAGACAGGGGTGGTTCACAAGGGAGCGATATGGAATGAGATATCAGCAAGAATGAAGGTCAAAGGGTACGAACGATCTGCGAAGAAGTGTAAGGAGAAGTGGGAGAACATGAACAAGTACTACAAGAGAGTGATGGAAAGTAGCAAGAAACAGCCTGAGCACACTAAGACTTGCTCTTACTTTGAGAAACTAGGAAACTTTTACAAGACCAACTCAGTGACTGCAGAACACTCGGGAGAGAGGGAACAATGA
- the LOC108806766 gene encoding trihelix transcription factor GTL1 isoform X2, whose product MVNIAIAMFVSLVSFFDMLEDKRHQPAVLQSLGCNIAQPDLAPPPQKLKPIRCLVKPSSEDPHPLDILAGSLDRLPEMGGFLEVGCFDAPLGSNIADVEESGQLTRGFGKGELEMVLQGRVSTHRASRDRVSLSSSADSDSDGESSQGVGKAVTGKRKRETREKLERFMEKLVGTMMKRQEKMDNQLINVMEKMERERVRSEEAWRQQEMERMKQNEEARKQEMSRSSSLISFIKSLLGEEIKIAQPLQTISNRREWDQTQGEVTLVFPSGRRWPQEEVQALIASRSEVEEKTGVVHKGAIWNEISARMKVKGYERSAKKCKEKWENMNKYYKRVMESSKKQPEHTKTCSYFEKLGNFYKTNSVTAEHSGEREQ is encoded by the exons ATGGTTAACATTGCAATTGCAATGTTTGTGAGCTTAGTTAGTTTCTT TGACATGCTGGAGGACAAGAGGCATCAGCCAGCTGTTCTACAGAGCCTTGGATGTAATATAGCGCAACCGGACTTGGCGCCGCCTCCTCAGAAACTGAAACCCATCAGGTGCCTTGTTAAGCCTTCCTCTGAGGATCCACATCCTCTTGATATTCTCGCCGGAAGTCTAGACAGGCTTCCGGAGATGGGAGGTTTTCTTGAAGTCGGCTGCTTTGATGCTCCTTTGGGCTCCAATATTGCTGACGTGGAGGAAAGTGGTCAGTTGACGCGTGGGTTTGGCAAGGGTGAGCTCGAAATGGTGCTTCAAGGTCGAGTCTCCACACATCGCGCATCGCGTGATCGTGTGTCTCTGAG TTCATCTGCTGATAGTGATAGCGATGGCGAGTCTTCCCAGGGGGTTGGCAAGGCGGTCACGGGTAAAAGAAAGCGGGAAACGAGAGAAAAGCTGGAGCGTTTCATGGAGAAGCTGGTGGGGACTATGATGAAGCGGCAAGAGAAGATGGATAACCAACTGATCAACGTGATGGAGAAGATGGAGCGAGAGAGAGTGAGGAGCGAGGAAGCTTGGAGGCAACAGGAAATGGAAAGGATGAAGCAGAACGAGGAGGCACGGAAGCAAGAGATGTCACGCAGCTCGTCCCTCATCTCCTTCATCAAAAGTCTTCTTGGTGAAGAGATCAAGATCGCTCAGCCACTCCAGACCATTTCCAACCGACGTGAATGGGATCAGACACAGGGAGAGGTAACGCTTGTGTTTCCAAGCGGAAGAAGGTGGCCGCAAGAGGAAGTGCAGGCGTTGATAGCTAGCAGAAGCGAAGTGGAAGAGAAGACAGGGGTGGTTCACAAGGGAGCGATATGGAATGAGATATCAGCAAGAATGAAGGTCAAAGGGTACGAACGATCTGCGAAGAAGTGTAAGGAGAAGTGGGAGAACATGAACAAGTACTACAAGAGAGTGATGGAAAGTAGCAAGAAACAGCCTGAGCACACTAAGACTTGCTCTTACTTTGAGAAACTAGGAAACTTTTACAAGACCAACTCAGTGACTGCAGAACACTCGGGAGAGAGGGAACAATGA
- the LOC108811283 gene encoding FKBP12-interacting protein of 37 kDa-like, giving the protein MILSLTESLQSCKDEIASCQSELESAKAEIDKWNSAFKKESFVPARKSPEPEFVIDYIQTLRSSEKSLKEEVGIWLISSVFFTSFFIQLEIAQMKKKVLISSLYNVHTYSMMFVIFFTKRPL; this is encoded by the exons ATGATTTTGTCACTCACTGAGAG TCTTCAGAGCTGTAAAGATGAGATTGCTTCATGTCAA AGTGAGCTTGAATCAGCAAAAGCAGAGATTGATAAGTGGAACTCAGCATTTAAGAAAGAGTCCTTTGTACCTGCTAGAAAATCTCCTG AACCTGAATTTGTGATTGACTACATCCAAACTCTAAGATCTTCCGAGAAGTCTTTGAAAGAGGAGGTTGGCATTTGGCTAATAAGTTCTGTGTTCTTTACTTCCTTTTTTATTCAGTTGGAAATTGCACAAATGAAGAAAAAAGTCTTAATAAGTTCATTGTACAATGTTCATACATATTCAATgatgtttgtaattttttttactaaaagacCTCTATaa